One part of the Vicia villosa cultivar HV-30 ecotype Madison, WI linkage group LG6, Vvil1.0, whole genome shotgun sequence genome encodes these proteins:
- the LOC131611769 gene encoding uncharacterized protein LOC131611769, producing the protein MVDMSDMKDGALREIDMDESVFGIEFKSHITIDDLQEIFDQDQLGVSNMQSYIRLLYDRVLRGTALSNRFRFVSSAHCSGMEIVSDPESVRQRLVDRFMSTGNTECLHLWAYNTRPVGAHWLLLAINPIREVVYYLNSVKGEWTNYPAMKEIVDLSIQVFRSQRDAQVSRTKSNNITWIEVQCPIQRNSSDCGYFVLRFMKEIIQANQLEIPPTYLDEFRAAGYSKLKLEEIKEELCQFYIKQFFMQI; encoded by the exons atggttgatatgtccgatatgaaggatggtgctttacgggaaatcgatatggatgaaagtgtcttcggtattgagttcaagtcacatattacaattgacgacttgcaagagatttttgaccaggatcaactaggcgtcagtaatatgcaatcatacatccg gttgttgtatgacagagtgttgcgcgggactgcattgtctaacagattccggttcgtgtcttccgcccattgcagcggaatggaaattgtttcggatccggaatctgttagacagcgcttagtcgatagattcatgtccaccggcaatacagaatgtctgcatctttgggcgtataatacccgaccagtagg agcacactggttgctgcttgctatcaacccgataagggaagtcgtgtattatctgaattcggtaaagggtgaatggaccaattatccggccatgaaggaaatcgttgattt atcaatacaagtattccgtagtcaacgggacgcacaggtatcccggactaaatcaaacaacatcacctggatcgaagtgcag tgtccgatacagcgtaacagttcagactgcggatactttgtattgaggtttatgaaagaaatcattcaggcgaatcaattagagattcctcccacg taccttgacgaattccgtgctgctgggtactcgaagctaaagttagaagaaatcaaagaggaattgtgtcaattttatattaagcaatttttcatgcagatttga